The DNA region AATCGTGACGGTTGAAAGAGAAGTGTTTCTTAACAAAGAACGGTTTCTAAGTCAGAAACCTTGATACTGCCCTCGGAAAACTAAAAAACTTGAAAATACCAAGGGACAGGGAAGGAAAGTTTAGAACTAAGCTGATAGAACCTTACAAAAGGAGAGACATCGACCTTGAGGACTTAATCCTTGGAATGTTTGCCTCTGGTATGAGTACAAGAACAGTAGCACAAGCTCTTAAAAGCGTGTTTGAACTTAAATACTCTCTCTCAACCATAAGCAAAATATCGCAGGTGACCCTAGAAGAGATAAACAAGTGGAAACAAAGAAAGCTCAAGAGGAGATACTCAGTCATAATGCTTGATGGAATGTGGCTATCTGTCAGGAGAGACACTGTTGAGAAAGAAGCTGTTCTTTTTGCTCTTGGTATAGATGAAGAAGGGTACAGAGAGATACTTGATTTTGAAGTCAATCCATCTGAGGGAGCTGAGAGCTTGGAGATAATAAAGAGGCTTTATGGCCGTGGTGTAAGGGAAGTCCTTCTTTTTGTGGCAGATAGAGTTACTGGACTTGAGGAAAGGATAAAGGAGTACTTTCCAAGAGCAGACTTTCAATCGTGTGTGGTTCACAAAGTGAGAAATACTCTGAACAAGGTAAGAGCTAAAGACAGGAAGAAGATAGCGAAGGACTTAAAGAGGATATATCAAGCCTCTACGGAAAAGGAGGCTCTGATGGGTTTTGAAAAGTTCAAGGAGAAATGGAAGTTAAAGTATCCTAAGGTTGTAAAGTCTTAGGAACAGGAGCTTTATAAGCTCTCTACGCTCCTCAAGTATCCTGAGTCTATACAGAGAGTAATATACACGACGAATTTGATAGAAAGGACGATAAAGGAGATAAGGAAGAGGGTTAAGGTAATAGGAGCTTTACCGTCGGTTAGTGCTGTTGAGAAGTTCGTTTATCTCAGAGTAGCAATGCTTAATGATAGATGGTCTAACAGGGTAATAAACGGTTTTTTAGAAGCCAGAGAGGAGATTCAGGAAATGTTCTCCGGGAGGTACTCCTAAATAGCTTACACAAAATTATTGACACAACCTAATTTTCTGCTATCCACCTTTTTTAGTTTTTTAGGTGTAATTTATCAGGGGATGGATTGTTCTTTTTTTATTTTCTCCAATTCTTTCTTAATCCACTTGCTATGATGAGCAGGAATATTGTTTTTTATTCTTTCGTAAAGTCTTTCAGCCTCTGTGAAGTGCTCTAAGAAATCCCCACTCAGTTCTCCCAATTCCTGAAGAACTTTTACAAGGAAGATAAGGTGGTTCAATCTGTGGATATCTTCCTTCATATTATATTCTAAAGCTTTTCTTAAATTTCGTTCTGATAGTTTAAGCTTTTCATTTATAGTTTCTACCTTGTTCCCTCTCCTTTTCAAAAACATTGCCCAATTGTAGTATAGTTGCCCCAGTCCATAATAGATTGCTGACTGCTTCTTTCCGGTCTCTTTCGCTACCTTAATAGCTCGCAAAAATTTGCATTCAGCCTTCTTGTAAAATCCTTCTACTTCTTCCAGATTTCCCTTGGACCCAGAAAGTTTATCTCCCCAAGATTTATAAGCAAATCCATAATTTATCAGAGCATCAGAATTTTTATTATTAATACCTAAAGCTTTCTCACAAGCATCAGTTGACTCCTCAAATCTTTCCAGTTTTCTCAGAACCTTAGAATAAGTATTCCATATACTACTATCACATTCAAAAGTATTCACCAAATCCTTTACAAAAGGTAGGTAACACTCTATTTTTTCCTTAGGTAAGTTTCCAACCAACTTCATGTACTCTAACGCCAACTTCGGATTCGGATAAAGTTCCAGCAGTCTATTCGCCTCCGATATAGCCTTAGCTATATTTCCACTCCTTTCTAACATCCTCACATATTCTAACGCCAACTCCGGATTCGGATAAAGTTCCAGCAGTCTATTCGCCTCTGATATAGCCTTAGCTATATTTCCACTCCTTTCTAACATCCTCACATATTCTAACGCCAACTCCGGATTCGGATAAAGTTCCAGCAGTCTATTCGCCTCTGATATAGCCTTAGCTATATTTCCACTCCTTTCTAACATCCTCACATATTCTAACGCCAACTTCGGATTCGGATAAAGTTCCAGCAGTCTATTCACCTCTGATATAGCCTTAGCTATATTTCCATACTTTTCCTGCAACTTCACATACCTTATCAAGCTCAATTTTGAAGGAATCCCACCGAGACTTTCCAAATTACTACTAACAAAGCTAAGGATTTCCTTTATGGCTTTTGTAGAGAACTTAATACCTTTTATGTAGGCAAACATAGAAAAATCTTTTTTTACGAGTTCTTTAAATGTCTCCACTGCTTTTCTTTCTTCTCCTTTTAGCTGGAAGAGCCGACTTTCTAAGTAGCAGTAAAACAAATATTGAGATTTAACTGCAGAATACTTTTTTATAATTTCCTCAGCTTCTCTAATTTCTCCTCGAGTCATAAGGAAATTAGCATAGGATAAATCAATTACTGGATTTCCTTTTATCTCTCTTCTTAAGGAGTTTAAAACATCACTGAACCAATAGAGTTTATACTTCTTATCATACATCGCAAAAATTCCCAGAAATTTCGCTTTAACGTTTAATGGTAATTTTTCGTCAAGAATCACCTTTTCTATACTTTCCTTCACTTTTGAAAGATTTCTTTCCACAACTCTCTTAAAAAGCTCAAAACCCTTCCTATCTGAGAACTTCTCTTCATAATGCTTCTTGATTTCCTTTATATTTTTGTATCCTACTAAGAAGAGGAAATTAACGTAGCTAATTGCACTTTCGTAGAAAACTTTTTCGTCTAATGAACTGGAAACAATTCTAATATCCTGAATATCGTCCTGCAAATTTCTCCAGAGATACATTTTACTGTAAAATAACCTAAAAAATTCCATCCAAAACTCAAATTCATCTCTACGTAGCTCCCCTTTAAGAATCAAATCTACAAACTCTAACTTTTCATCAATAGTCATAAAAGGATATTTTTTTAGGATCCCGAAAAAAATAAAAGAATTCAACCTTTTACCGAACAAGATATAATCAATAAACTCCCTACAGAACCAACTTACGTCAACATCGTTAGCAAACTTTTCCACCACAGAAGCCATTACCTTGTGAAAGAGATAGCCATCAAACTTTTTAAAACCTAAACTCTCCATTTCTTGAGCAACAATTCTATGAAGTTCATGAAATTCCTCTGCAGATTTATAATCTCTTTCATTGAAAAACCTATACATCAAAGCATATCTAACACTATCGTGAAAGTAATACCACTTATTATCCTCCTTCGTTTTCAAAATACCTTCCTTTAGGAGACATTCTATTAAGCTTCCTTTTATCCCCAATCTTTCCAAAAAGCGAATATGTATATAAGGTATATGTGCAAGTCTTATCGCAACATCAACTACGTCACTGTTGAAATTTCTTCTAAAGATAATCTCAAGAAGCCATGTTAGAAACGTTATACCCGTCCCAGCATTCATAACGTTATTTTCTTCTAAGAATTCCTCTACACTCCTGCCACTTCTTAAAGTTTTTTCCAGAGCTATCTTTAACAACCACAATATCCCAAAGTTTCCTTTTACAACTTCTTTTATTCTTTTTATATCGTTTTCCTCTAAGTGAATTCCGGACAATTGAAAATATTCTCTAACCTCTTTTTCCGATATTTCATCCAATTGATGAACTTGAAACTTTTTCCCCTCTGATTCCAAATAGTTTATAAAACTATTTAAATAAAAATCGGTTCCCACCAACTTTCCAAACCTTACTTCCCAAGGACTGTATCTACCAAAAATTATAGCCTTTATGCCACTATAAGCTATTAGCGATAATACATAATTCTTCAAATTGTGTCTCTGTTGATCTTCTTGAAACTCTAATTCCCCAAAATATTTTCCTTCGCCCAAGGAAAGAGAAGTTATTATGCTATGATC from Phorcysia thermohydrogeniphila includes:
- a CDS encoding tetratricopeptide repeat protein — translated: MKSIVERDLGRRLLEEIKKPYSVYFVSGPGGAGKTELAKWLKKMLESRNRVCIYIDAEDIRKEEISFFTFYKRFLNVKGSTMTDFLRKMIDGELEGNKSSLLEQLFAKEVKEKVKEKYEYLISRVMEVFGQDEYVRELKNVSERIIKYLIEQKRKKFEVSLWSFLKQNADKFLIIIDTHEKLGDHSIITSLSLGEGKYFGELEFQEDQQRHNLKNYVLSLIAYSGIKAIIFGRYSPWEVRFGKLVGTDFYLNSFINYLESEGKKFQVHQLDEISEKEVREYFQLSGIHLEENDIKRIKEVVKGNFGILWLLKIALEKTLRSGRSVEEFLEENNVMNAGTGITFLTWLLEIIFRRNFNSDVVDVAIRLAHIPYIHIRFLERLGIKGSLIECLLKEGILKTKEDNKWYYFHDSVRYALMYRFFNERDYKSAEEFHELHRIVAQEMESLGFKKFDGYLFHKVMASVVEKFANDVDVSWFCREFIDYILFGKRLNSFIFFGILKKYPFMTIDEKLEFVDLILKGELRRDEFEFWMEFFRLFYSKMYLWRNLQDDIQDIRIVSSSLDEKVFYESAISYVNFLFLVGYKNIKEIKKHYEEKFSDRKGFELFKRVVERNLSKVKESIEKVILDEKLPLNVKAKFLGIFAMYDKKYKLYWFSDVLNSLRREIKGNPVIDLSYANFLMTRGEIREAEEIIKKYSAVKSQYLFYCYLESRLFQLKGEERKAVETFKELVKKDFSMFAYIKGIKFSTKAIKEILSFVSSNLESLGGIPSKLSLIRYVKLQEKYGNIAKAISEVNRLLELYPNPKLALEYVRMLERSGNIAKAISEANRLLELYPNPELALEYVRMLERSGNIAKAISEANRLLELYPNPELALEYVRMLERSGNIAKAISEANRLLELYPNPKLALEYMKLVGNLPKEKIECYLPFVKDLVNTFECDSSIWNTYSKVLRKLERFEESTDACEKALGINNKNSDALINYGFAYKSWGDKLSGSKGNLEEVEGFYKKAECKFLRAIKVAKETGKKQSAIYYGLGQLYYNWAMFLKRRGNKVETINEKLKLSERNLRKALEYNMKEDIHRLNHLIFLVKVLQELGELSGDFLEHFTEAERLYERIKNNIPAHHSKWIKKELEKIKKEQSIP